The sequence below is a genomic window from Humulus lupulus chromosome 3, drHumLupu1.1, whole genome shotgun sequence.
CTCTGTTGTTGATGACCAAAAGATATCCAATGTGACTGAATTTCTTTGTCAGTAGGCACAGTATATTTTTAGGGAAGAGATTGTTAACTCTGAGCTCATTGGTTCAGATGAATCAAATTTCTGAAAAAAAGTAGTCTCTGTTGAGTTATAATTGGTGATGAACAACAAAGGTTTTGAATTACTAATTTTTGCAGATTGTGCATGATGAGCTAGTGAAACTAATGGGTGGTGAGGTGTCTGAACTTGTTTATGCAAAAAATCCCCCCACTGTTATTTTGTTGGCTGGTTTACAAGGAGTTGGAAAGACAACTGTGTGTGCCAAGCTGGCTTCTTATCTTAAAAAACAGGTGCCTTTCACAAACACCATCTCATTTATGATTCTCATTGTGCGTTATAGTCATGTCCAGAGTAAACTATTTTTGCTTGTTTACTAATACAATGTCCAATCAACCGCAGGGGAAGAATTGCATGCTAGTTGCTGGAGATGTTTACAGACCCGCTGCTATTGACCAACTTGAAATTTTGGGTAAACAGGTATgcaattttttgtttttcaacaaactttgtgttTCGTTTCATTCTTATACTAAAATCTAACTTGTGACAGGTGGGTGTACCTGTATATACTGCGGGAACAGATGTTAAACCCTCACAAATAGCTAAGCAAGGTTTAGAGGAGGCCAAAAAGAAGAACATAGATGTGGTGATAGTAGATACTGCTGGAAGGCTTCAGGTAATACATCTCTATTTCTAATGACTATAATTTTGCATTAGGCTTTCTGCACCTTCTGGCAATTTTACTGCAGGTATTGATTTTACTTGTATGATGTTTGTTTTCCTTTTGAAAACAGATTGATAAAGCTATGATGGATGAATTGAAAGATGTAAAGCGAGTCCTGAATCCTACAGAAGTTTTGCTCGTTGTGGATGCAATGACTGGCCAAGAAGCTGCAGGTATTTATATTTTTCATTTGACTTGCTTGAGGGTGAAATGTGTTGAGACTTTAATTTCTTCATATGAATATATGAGCCAgtattttttagtatttattaacaAAGCCTTAATTTAGTTTACCATGCAAGTTATTATGGCACTGCTAGTctctatttttattatttttttaatgtgtgGACTCCAACTTTCTCTACAGCCTTAGTGACGACATTCAACTTAGAGATTGGGATTACTGGAGCTATTTTGACAAAGCTAGATGGAGACTCCAGGGGTGGAGCAGCTTTGAGTGTTAAAGAGGTTTGCTTTGTCATTGCCTAGTATATGGTGTATGGACTATGGACTATTTTTCTTGGACGAATAATTTATAATTCTTCTTGTAGTGTTGTATTTTTAGCATcaaatacttttttatttatttaagttaaaagTTCACTTTGGTTATGCAGATTGTCTGGTGTTTAAGTTAAAAGTTCACTTTGGTTTACTTTGGAGTGCTGTTATGCAGATTGTCTGGTGTTTAAGTTAAAAAGTTCACTTTGGTTTACTGCTCATATATTTAGTAGTTTATATCAAAGTCATATTCAAGTTTTGTGATGTCAGGTATCAGGAAAGCCTATCAAGCTAGTTGGGCGAGGTGAGCGGATGGAAGACCTTGAACCTTTTTACCCAGATCGAATGGCAGGCCGCATATTAGGAATGGGAGATGTTCTATCATTTGTGGAGAAGGCGCAAGAAATTGTAAGTTCTATAACAACCCAATTATAAATTCACATAATCAAAAGCACTTTATGTACTTTATTAATTGAGTTATGTGTATAGATGAAACAAGAAGATGCTGAAGATCTGCAAAAGAAGATAATGAGTGCAAAGTTTGACTTTAATGATTTCCTAAAGCAAACACGTGCTGTTGCACGTATGGGATCCATGAGTCGTGTTATTGGAATGATTCCTGGAATGGGGAAGGTATGTATACTTTTTTCTTAACATTCTccatattgattgaaaagtcacCCCATGTTTTGGTTGTATTTGTATCTATAGAATTAACTTCTATACGTGCATGCAAACAGGTTACTCCTGCACAAATTCGTGATGCTGAAAAGAACGTAAAGATGATGGAATCCATGATTGAAGTGATGACCCCTGGTCTCTTCTTCTCCTCACCTGCTGTTTATATATTTTGACATGTGAATTACGTTTCTCTTTAATGTGTAATCTATACCCATTAAACCTGTCTTATTCTCTTGTCTATTTGCAGAGGAAAGAGAAAAGCCAGAACTGTTGGCAGAGTCTCCTGTAAGAAGAAAAAGAGTTGCTCAGGATTCTGGAAAATCAGAGCAGCAGGTATCTCTACAATAGCTCCTTGATAAAACACAAATATCACAATATTAGCTAATGAAATATATTCAATGAAGTTATTAGATGTCATAAATAGATCATATGATATTTGTTAATGGATGGTAGGTGAGCCAACTTGTTGCTCAACTCTTCCAAATGCGTGTTCGTATGAAAAATTTGATGGGTGTAATGGAAGGCGGATCGATGCCAACACTCAGCAATCTCGAGGAAGCAATGAAATCTGAACAAAAGGTGCCTTGTTCATGCTGTTTTTCATTTTATTCTCATCATAGTTTACACCAAAAACAAATGCAAATGACACTGTTTTGAGTTGGTGAATGTATGGTAGTTCATGCTGTTTTTCATTTTATTCTCATCATAGTTTACACCAAAAACAAATGCAAATGACACTGTTTTGAGTTGGTGAATGTATGGTAGCTCAGTAAATGTGGTGTTCGTGACATGTTGACATTGTTTTggatttgttttgtttttaggcTCCTCCTGGTACTGCAAGGAGGAAGCGAAGATCAGAGTCAAGGAGGCAGTTTGTAGACTCAGGATCAACAAGGCCAAGTCCTCGTGGCTTTGGTGCTGGAAACTAGCTCATTTTTTTACAAAACAGTTGTATTTTAAGATTTTTCTACTTGCATTGTGGTCAAATTCATTGGTTTTGGTTGTTCACGAGTATTATACTCGTAAAACTGTTTTTGCAAATGTCAGTGTAAGTTATCTGTGTATTTAGAAGTTGTAGTTTCATTTGTATTAACAAGGCTCACAAAGTTGAAGTCAAACAACCGAAACTCCCACAATTTttctataaatatttatgttatattatatatataaataaatcatctatatatttatacattggACAACTATGAGGTGATGTGGCTTACTAGAATCAGAAATATAGTATTTATCTATAATTTGtggtttttctaatttttttatttaaaaattgtggtttttctaatttttttttatttaaaaaaagattaattaattatttaaaaaatccCTATAGTCTCACATGGTTTGAAAATCATTGTGGGGTTATACTTTTATAGTATAAATAAATCtctattaattttgatttataatttgtttaaatattaatatttttttcttattataattgatttaactcaattttgctcaataattatatttttattgagtttatcaaatttatatattatatataatttcagGTAAATTAGCAAACATACGTAACATTATAGAAAAGTCTATAcaaattataattttctattattataaaaaaaaattataatttccttcctgatattatattatattttgtaaatattataaatctatatatttatataaaggagagaCTGATGTGTTTTCTTAGCTTTTCCAATttgttttaaatattataaatctatttatttatataaaggcACTCTAAAATTGTTCTAACTTACTTTTTCCATTTCttagtttttctcatttttctattcaactttttctgaaaaaaaaatattttttaacaaaataataataacaattaattctcttttattttagtttaatttctaaatatctatgtatatataataataaattaattaatattaactctatttttttttatcttagtttataaacatctatctatatatataatgataaattaattaactaatttaaataaagatatttgaaagtttttttagatgagatattttttttaaaatctatatatttatataaatgatttatctatatttatatataaaaaaaagaggcATATAGAGATGATGTGGTTTCCTAAgatcaataatataatatttatttattttctcataatttgtggttttcctaatttttttattttaagaaaatgattaattaatcatTTCAAAAATCTCTATAGTCCCACATGGTTTAAAAATCATTGTGGGGTTATACTTTTTAGCCTATAAATAAATTCTTTATTGATTTTGATttgtaatttgtcaaaatattaatattttttcttaTGACGATTGATTTAACTTAATCTTgcccaatttatttatttatatttttaacactTTAAAAGTGTTCTAACTCATTCTATCTATTTTCttagtttttctcatttttttattcaactttttctaaaaactatatatttttattctatttttgaaaataacaataataatgaactcttttattttattttagtttataataataaattaattactattaaCTCGATTTTCTTTTatcttaataataaattaataaaataatttaaatagagatatttatatatctttttagatgagatttttttaaaaaaaatattataattaaaataaaacatgcttgcatgtataaatacatatagtgttgacgctgtttttcgtcaacttaaaatgtagtgCACGTAAACAGTAATAACTATGGCAAAGAAGAATAATACAGTAgaacaatgagagttttttacgtggttcagcagttaactctgcctagtccacgagtcaattttattaagactttagagttctctggaaatccttcaaggatgaattctctagAATTTCTCTTCAGATTACAAAATTCTGGtcatttacaaaggtacatgacatctctatttatagaggagatctcagaatccaatcccacacgtttcggAAAGTTATTTTgtaaattaacaaatttaattactttaaagtttgtaactcccatatacaaggaaacgtcccctgaagatcatagggcatataacagactagttaatatccctttaatgtaggggagttacaacaataaatatattttaaacgtATGGAccgcgtctcatcagatgacccattacgTTGTTCGAGATCGGTAATCAGTATCATGCCGGACCAGGCctttaggtaaattatgagctaGTCACTTTACCCCAAGACCAGCTTGGAGCGGGTGAATACCACCGAGGCCATTATATTCCGAGCTTATACTCTtgccgagctcgggctacttgatccgaagacacccgacaacggataTACTTCGACGCtacgtctttcgagcttagaTATCATTccgaggttacatatcttcgaggttgccacctttcTTTGAGGGTTCGACACCTGGATcacgaacatgcactttagacattacgagcttacacctaacgagtccagctttcgaggtcacatcctcaggtctcgaaatctgggtgtaacatatagaaattatttaaaaattaaattacaacacaattatataaaagaaaatatattctcAGTTACTCTATTTTAGTCAAagattttttctaaaaattcaataCGAACTCTTTGTtgaataaatttttaataatttattttaccattttaaaaataaagggtcaaaataagtaatcgaccaaaatacacgtggttcaaataatctatctatatatattccTATTCTTAATGTTTTGACAAAACATGAGGTCGAAAAgttaactttttaaaaataaatggtccAATCAGGTAATTGACTAAAAAtgaaggttcaaaatggtgtgaacccttacacaaaatatattatatatataatttactttttataaagaattttgaacCTTTTGAATGCTTACACGATCCAAatgttaatttaaaaaataaataaaagttcaaAATAGGTACTCGGTCAAAATagaatgttcaaataatcgatctatctatttattttttttaacgtTTTGACAAAATACTTGgtgtaaaaattaatttttaaaaatgaagGGTAATCGAACAAAATAAACCttgcacaaaacataaatttctttatacataatttagactttttataaataaatcatgcaaagtgtataataataataaatatatgaataaaattACACGTACAACAAGctgtttgaactttgttttcggcattttaattatttgttatacaatgaacacaatcataaaaaaaaatttaggtcAAGGCGCGTCCACGTGTCCAAATAAGGAACATGTTGTACGAATATGGTAAAAAATACTATTTACCACACAATCTTtccaataaaatttaaaaatataaattttttaatcattacaaaaacTGTGCGAAGTGCAGTTAtgttttatagttatattataaaGTTAAATATGAGCATGTTTCCAttagagttcaactatgaatttggAGGCTGTATAAAGATTTGAtactaaattttgaaaaatgtacTTTTGCTaagtttttgttttcctttttaaaATACTTGTTtacaatttttatataaatataaaaatagggaatttttaaaaaatatgacttttatacTATTAATATTCACAAAAATGataattatacttttcttaatttgtatgggaaaatttattaaagacaaaattaaagtatgagaaacacaattagtagctaactaaaatatagaaatgtcacattttttatcatagttatattttctttaattttgaaggtgattttattttatttttttcaattttttattttttccttcatttttaattattttttcagttttttatcttttttttttccttacatattttttcttccatttttttacaaattttttcctttatcctttttctttctttacatttttctattcttcttcttcttcttcatttttattaattaatttatttattttatttcatttgtattattttttttcttcatattttttcagtttttctttttctttttttccatctattttttcttcatttttgtatttatattttctcctcccattttttttctttttcacacataagagatttttttttcttccattttttttttcattttttctaccaattttttcattcatttttttctttccattttccattatttttcgtcttcttcttttcatttttattcattcatctattttttttccttcatcatttcttttgttttttttttcttcatatttttgtagtttttctttcctaagttttttttccttctttttttgtacttattcttttctctttccattttttttctttctcacacATAtgttaacattacataattattttactatttttttatttattatcttttattattgtaatttttttttatagttttttctactatatgtaaaaagattcaaataaatttttttcagcatttggaaataaattttttggaaagaaaattaataaaaatatgaaaacgtgaatgagtaacCAATTACcttgatgggaacattcaaatctataaaaaaaattatatgaagaagatgggagagaagggaaagagagtggatctgatttttttttcaatgttcAAATTTGTGGAAATCGGTTACCTTCCtgttatttgtgtgtatatttctaggggTAACTAGTTACACTCATGttctttgtatgtatatttctAGGGGTAACTGATTACTTTCACGttatgatgtgtgtgtatatttctgggttctttatggtaactggttacatgtgttactaaaatcatagttacttcttcctttttttttaatgaagtgttcttcctctttttcattTAGATTTgctgtttcttttcatatttaatatgagtaacttgtcacccctcttatggtaactggttacctctctTATGGTAGAATGTTACTCCTCTCAGGGTAGCTGGTTACTCCtcttggtacatgttatttaacctagctctaagattttttttacataattgtcaaagatcaatcaagtaattggttaccttacccaggatttgaaaaaagaaatgtacaatataaaaataaggaaaaaatatttattataaataaaataataataaacacaattcatatcacaaaaaaaaaattgcacaacaaccaaagaaaaatttaatataaaattagttatataaaaataatataaaaaaataaataagctaaaaaaataatcaaattacaaatataaccttccaaattaataaaacttgattaagagtaaaactatgacataaaccaacttttatataaaaataatggaaaataaacccataaaattgaaaaatcttaaaaaagtcatagattaattttttttttaaaattatatttttgcacacttgattaaaaatcccatataaaatgtaatttcctcattaaaaatatttttactgtGATTGGTATGTATTAATGTATATGGTGTATTTTAGATACATTTGTGTTTGACAATGAAGTTTATACCATTTTGGCTTTCGTTTGTTTGGTttttgtatcactttagactctatttcaaataattacaaatatgtccaTTTGTTTTGTATATAGGTAAAGAGAAGACCCTCAACTCAAActtggtcaacaaattttagaaaaagacCTGAATATCTTTCATttttattaactatttaattaaaaacataaaataaaataaaaactaataataaaagtagattaaaaaacaaaataaaacccAAAACTGGCTCTCTTTTGGACTAGTTGTCCATATTCATACAGTACATATTTTGTTATAATATCTTTTTGTGTATAGTGTTTAatcaatatataaaattaataatattataatttttcttttttaaaatatgtaAATGGAAATATAATCATTAAATTTTTGAAGAGGATCAGGgagggagagaagagaaagggttttattttgtttttaaaaaaataccatTCTTCGTGTAGGTACAATCCAAATTCCAGTGTAGGTACATAATTGTAGAGGAAATCCAATTTTATtttacaataaatcaattatactATTTCCTTCGTGATTCTGAAAATGAACATTTTTTTTATCTTGGAAATTTACTAAtgaaaatatttttgagatgcaGGATAACAAAAAACAACAATGTTTATGTCTACTAAAGATTATTTTACCTTTATGTTTTTTTGTTGTgtttatcttatgttatgttattttaGTTTTGTCGCTATGCTGTTTTGTTTATGTTTGGGTTATTATTTGTTTCCCACTTTTTCTCAATATGTGCATAATATTAGACAACGTGGataatatctcatttaaattGGGAGTAGTGAACATATTCATGTGTTAAAATAAATTATGATTACCTTcttgaaattttgagttaatttTTACAAAATCCACAGCAAAATTTTTGGTTTAAGATATTGTTTTGCTATTTATACTATTAGGAAAATGTAATTTTAACTACTAAAAATTTAAAACAGGTGTTTCTCAACTAATCCCGTTTTTATTTAGGGAGTTTTAAAATGGTATACATAGAATCTAAAGTATTTACAAAAACATATTCAACTAAATTATTTACACAAATACTAGTGTCACGTCAGCATAGCATACCgaattttgaaataaattgaGAAATCCTGCTtcccactttttttttttctgggttgtAAAAAGTTACATTTTGGTAGCTTACGATACCAATAAGATAccaatttatcatttttttttattaaaagcttTATTTTTAGATCATCTTATTTCAGTACCTTTTGGTTACCTCCGAAACTCATTTGTAGACATCTTGGTATACAAATTAGTTATCTTTATggtattttattatttaagatatattttggTAGCCTTCAAgcttattttagaaaataatgagttgtcatatagtacaataagttaccatatagtttattaat
It includes:
- the LOC133823906 gene encoding signal recognition particle subunit SRP54, chloroplastic codes for the protein MEAVQFQAVASRHFSSLSSSKTKTLCNNYKTSSARFCSAWTGSHLSTALSSRNLFTREIWGLVNSKHVSHRREMRGIIRAEMFGQLTSGLESAWNKLKGEEVLTKENIVEPMRDIRRALLEADVSLPVVRRFVQAVSDQAVGVGLIRGVKPDQQLVKIVHDELVKLMGGEVSELVYAKNPPTVILLAGLQGVGKTTVCAKLASYLKKQGKNCMLVAGDVYRPAAIDQLEILGKQVGVPVYTAGTDVKPSQIAKQGLEEAKKKNIDVVIVDTAGRLQIDKAMMDELKDVKRVLNPTEVLLVVDAMTGQEAAALVTTFNLEIGITGAILTKLDGDSRGGAALSVKEVSGKPIKLVGRGERMEDLEPFYPDRMAGRILGMGDVLSFVEKAQEIMKQEDAEDLQKKIMSAKFDFNDFLKQTRAVARMGSMSRVIGMIPGMGKVTPAQIRDAEKNVKMMESMIEVMTPEEREKPELLAESPVRRKRVAQDSGKSEQQVSQLVAQLFQMRVRMKNLMGVMEGGSMPTLSNLEEAMKSEQKAPPGTARRKRRSESRRQFVDSGSTRPSPRGFGAGN